The following coding sequences lie in one Oncorhynchus kisutch isolate 150728-3 linkage group LG3, Okis_V2, whole genome shotgun sequence genomic window:
- the LOC109878680 gene encoding TBC1 domain family member 10A-like has protein sequence MAKIENGRQSADSRSIRTISSSHMDDESSLGSDSEMNGFTNDRHTDKYGFIGGAQQYSEESAQDVPPEVLRQREVKWLDMLSNWDKWMVKRHKKVRLRCQKGIPPSLRGRAWLYLSGGKVKREQNRGKFEELDSQAGDPKELDVIEKDLHRQFPFHEMFVSRGGHGQKDLFRVLKAYTLYRPEEGYCQAQAPIAAVLLMHMPAEDAFWGLVQICEKYLPGYYSAGLEAIQLDGEILYALTRRVSPITYRHLEKHKIEPILYMTEWFMCAFSRTLPWASVLRVWDMFLCDGVKIIFRVGLVLLKCMLGTREKLNACQGQYETMELLRAIEPRYMQEGFLVREVLDVPISERDVESEHHVQLKRWRKNRGELHWKSPPRMHGARAIMASEPPSRQDLRQNPTIIVESPLPAPQLQKREKKGKEEKKSIKKGSMKKTPPVTEIPNPYNLPGDPKLPLRDPLLPLRDPLLPLRDPLLPLRDPLPQLPLRDPQPTLRDSPAQKPLVNDTPLPNTLKDSHLPQQPALNDQPVFNDQSLLKESPLQMSRQSLSSTEADHQDTYL, from the exons ATGGCTAAAATAGAGAATGGTCGCCAGTCGGCCGACTCGAGAAGTATCAGGACCATTAGTAGCAGTCATATGGACGACGAGAGCTCCCTTGGCTCAGACTCCGAGATGAACGGCTTTACCAACGACAGGCACACTGATAAATATGGATTTATTGGAGGGGCGCAACAGTATTCAGAAGAATC ggCTCAGGATGTCCCTCCAGAGGTGCTGAGGCAGCGAGAGGTCAAGTGGCTAGACATGCTGAGCAACTGGGACAAATGGATGGTCAAGAGACACAAAAAG GTGAGACTGCGGTGCCAGAAAGGAATCCCACCCTCACTGCGAGGCCGTGCTTGGCTCTACCTGTCAGGAGGAAAAGTGAAGAGGGAACAGAACCGGGGGAAGTTCGAG GAGCTGGACAGTCAGGCTGGAGACCCAAAAGAGCTGGATGTGATTGAGAAAGACCTGCACAGACAGTTCCCCTTCCATGAGATGTTTGTATCACGAGGGGGCCACGG acagaaggACCTGTTCCGTGTTCTGAAGGCCTACACGCTGTACAGGCCAGAGGAGGGCTACTGTCAAGCCCAGGCCCCCATTGctgctgtgctgctcatgcacaTGCCTGCTGAG GATGCATTCTGGGGGCTGGTCCAAATTTGTGAGAAGTACCTCCCTGGATACTACAGTGCAGGGCTG gaggccatCCAGTTAGATGGAGAGATCCTGTATGCTTTGACGCGGCGTGTCTCCCCCATAACCTACCGCCACCTGGAGAAACATAAAATAGAGCCCATTCTCTACATGACAGAGTGGTTCATGTGTGCCTTCTCCCGCACCCTGCCCTGGGCCTCAGTTCTCCGTGTCTGGGACATGTTCCTCTGTGACG GTGTGAAGATAATTTTCCGGGTGGGCCTGGTGCTGCTGAAGTGCATGCTGGGTACCCGTGAGAAGCTGAATGCGTGTCAGGGCCAGTATGAGACCATGGAGCTGCTGAGGGCCATAGAGCCACGCTACATGCAGGAGGGCTTCCTCGTCCGGGAG GTTCTGGATGTGCCCATCTCAGAGCGGGACGTTGAGAGCGAGCACCATGTTCAGCTGAAGCGCTGGAGGAAGAACCGCGGTGAGCTGCACTGGAAGTCTCCTCCCAGAATGCACGGTGCCAGGGCTATCATGGCTTCGGAGCCTCCCAGTCGCCAGGACCTTCGTCAGAACCCCACCATCATCGTCGAGTCGCCCCTGCCTGCCCCTCAGctgcagaagagagagaagaagggcaaagaggagaagaagagcatTAAGAAAGGAAGTATGAAGAAAACCCCTCCTGTCACGGAGATCCCCAACCCTTATAATTTACCTGGTGACCCTAAGCTTCCACTCAGAGATCCTCTGCTTCCACTCAGAGATCCTCTGCTTCCACTCAGAGATCCTCTGCTTCCACTCAGAGATCCTCTGCCTCAGCTTCCACTCAGAGATCCTCAGCCTACTCTGAGAGACTCACCAGCACAGAAGCCCCTCGTCAATGACACACCCCTCCCAAACACACTTAAAGACTCTCACCTTCCCCAACAACCAGCCCTTAATGACCAACCAGTCTTTAACGACCAGTCTCTTCTCAAAGAGTCGCCCCTCCAGATGTCCAGACAGAGCCTGAGTAGCACAGAGGCAGATCATCAGGACACATACCTGTAG
- the LOC109878687 gene encoding splicing factor 3A subunit 1-like isoform X1 has translation MPPGPVQIVQLEPNNRADESTEETPATKPIVGIIYPPPEVRNIVDKTASFVARNGPEFEARIRQNEINNPKFNFLNPNDPYHAYYRHKVNEFKEGKGQEPSAAVPKVMQQQALQNSQQLPQKVQAQVIHETVVPKEPPPEFEFIADPPSISAFDLDVVKLTAQFVARNGRQFLTQLMQKEQRNYQFDFLRPQHSLFNYFTKLVEQYTKILIPPKGLLIKLKRESENPREVLDQVRYRVEWAKFQERERKKEEEEREKERVSYAQIDWHDFVVVETVDFQPNEQGHFPPPTTPEELGARILTQERYDKFGESEEVEMEVESEDEEDDEREERDDGRPTQPDQDTQLQDMDEGSDDEEDGKAPLPPDNPMPPPLPPTPDQVIIRKDYDPKASKPQPPAKTLDEFLISPITGERIQASKMQEHMRIGLLDPRWLEQRDRGIRERQIEDEVYAPGMDIESSLKQLAERRTDIFGVEETAIGKKIGEEEIQKPEEKVTWDGHSGSMARTQQAAQANITLQEQIEAIHKAKGLVQEDESKEKIGPSKPELYHHHQSPLISSAPLLPKPSPPMNTMARAPPSMLPPVRTTLLSAVPVIPRPPMAPVQMRLAPGQVLTPMPPMMHAPRINVVPMPQPPHMMAPRPPPMVVPTSFVPAPPVPQPPRPDPQPPSHPPPRHDDEPVTKKMKTEDNLIPEEDFLRIYKGSVSVKVQVPNMQDKTEWKLSGQALNFTVPLTDQVSVIKVKIHEATGMPAGKQKLQYEGIFIKDSNSLAYYNMNNGSVIHLALKERGGRKK, from the exons GCAGATGAGTCAACAGAGGAAACCCCAGCAACGAAACCCATAGTTGGGATCATCTATCCACCTCCTGAGGTCCGAAACATCGTCGACAAGACTGCCAGTTTTGTAGCCAG GAATGGACCAGAGTTCGAGGCAAGGATCCGTCAGAATGAGATCAACAACCCAAAGTTCAACTTCCTGAACCCCAACGACCCATACCATGCTTACTACCGCCACAAAGTCAATGAATTCAAGGAGGGCAAGGGCCAGGAGCCGTCTGCGGCCGTACCAAAGGTCATGCAGCAGCAGGCCCTGCAGAACTCACAGCAGCTTCCTCAAAAG GTGCAGGCCCAGGTGATTCATGAGACAGTGGTGCCAAAGGAGCCTCCACCTGAGTTTGAGTTCATTGCTGACCCTCCTTCAATCTCAGCATTCGACCTGGATGTTGTCAAGCTGACCGCCCAGTTTGTTGCTCGCAACGGGCGCCAGTTCCTCACACAGCTTATGCAGAAAGAACAGCGAAACTACCAGTTTGACTTCCTGCGACCTCAACACAGCCTCTTCAACTACTTCACCAAGCTGGTGGAGCAGTACACTAAG ATTCTGATCCCTCCCAAGGGACTTCTGATAAAGCTGAAAAGAGAGTCTGAGAACCCCAGGGAGGTGCTGGACCAG GTGAGGTACCGTGTTGAATGGGCAAAGTTCCAGGAGCGTGaaaggaagaaggaggaggaggagcgggaGAAAGAACGTGTGTCCTACGCCCAGATTGACTGGCATGACTTTGTAGTGGTGGAGACTGTGGACTTTCAGCCTAATGAACAAG GTCACTTCCCCCCACCCACCACACCTGAGGAGCTGGGAGCTCGCATCCTGACCCAGGAGCGTTATGACAAGtttggagagagtgaggaggtggagatggaggttgaaagtgaggatgaggaggacgaTGAGCGGGAGGAGCGGGATGATGGGCGTCCCACACAGCCTGATCAGGACACACAGCTACAAGACATGGATGAG GGTTCTGATGACGAGGAAGATGGCAAGGCACCATTGCCCCCAGACAACCCCATGCCACCCCCACTGCCCCCTACTCCAGACCAGGTCATTATCCGCAAGGACTATGACCCCAAAG cctccaagccacaGCCTCCAGCCAAGACTCTGGATGAGTTCCTCATCTCTCCCATCACGGGTGAGAGGATCCAAGCCAGTAAGATGCAGGAGCACATGCGCATTGGGCTACTGGATCCCCGCTGGCTGGAGCAGAGGGACCGGGGCATCAGAGAGAGGCAAATCGAGGACGAGGTTTACGCCCCTGGCATGGACATTGAGAGCAGCCTGAAACAGTTGGCTGAGAGGCGTACTGATATCTTTGGCGTGGAGGAGACAGCCATCGGTAAGAAGATTGGAGAAGAGGAGATCCAGAAGCCTGAGGAGAAG GTGACCTGGGATGGGCACTCTGGCAGCATGGCGCGTACTCAGCAAGCAGCACAGGCCAACATCACCCTACAGGAGCAAATTGAGGCCATTCACAAGGCCAAGGGACTGGTGCAGGAGGATGAAAGCAAAGAGAAGATTGGACCGAGCAAGCCTGAGCTTTACCATCATCATCAATCacccctcatctcctctgccCCCCTtctgcccaaacccagccctccaaTGAACACGATGGCTCGCGCCCCTCCTTCT ATGCTGCCCCCTGTACGCACCACTCTCCTGTCAGCTGTGCCTGTGATTCCACGGCCCCCCATGGCCCCTGTGCAGATGCGCCTGGCCCCAGGGCAGGTTCTAACACCCATGCCTCCCATGATGCATGCTCCCCGCATCAACGTGGTACCCATGCCCCAACCACCTCACATGATGGCCCCCAGACCACCCCCCATGGTGGTACCAACTT CATTTGTCCCTGCCCCTCCTGTCCCGCAGCCCCCCCGCCCTGACCCTCAGCCACCTTCCCACCCACCCCCACGCCATGATGATGAGCCTGTCACCAAGAAGATGAAGACAGAGGACAACCTTATACCAGAGGAGGATTTCCTCCGCATATACAAG gGTTCAGTGTCGGTCAAAGTACAAGTTCCCAACATGCAGGACAAGACGGAATGGAAGCTAAGTGGACAAGCGCTCAACTTCACTGTCCCACTCacagatcag GTATCTGTTATTAAAGTCAAAATCCATGAAGCCACTGGCATGCCAGCTGGAAAACAAAAGCTACAGTATGAG GGAATTTTCATCAAAGATTCCAACTCGCTGGCCTACTACAACATGAACAACGGTTCAGTCATACACCTGGCACtgaaggagagaggtggaagaaAGAAGTGA
- the LOC109878687 gene encoding splicing factor 3A subunit 1-like isoform X3 — MSSLQADESTEETPATKPIVGIIYPPPEVRNIVDKTASFVARNGPEFEARIRQNEINNPKFNFLNPNDPYHAYYRHKVNEFKEGKGQEPSAAVPKVMQQQALQNSQQLPQKVQAQVIHETVVPKEPPPEFEFIADPPSISAFDLDVVKLTAQFVARNGRQFLTQLMQKEQRNYQFDFLRPQHSLFNYFTKLVEQYTKILIPPKGLLIKLKRESENPREVLDQVRYRVEWAKFQERERKKEEEEREKERVSYAQIDWHDFVVVETVDFQPNEQGHFPPPTTPEELGARILTQERYDKFGESEEVEMEVESEDEEDDEREERDDGRPTQPDQDTQLQDMDEGSDDEEDGKAPLPPDNPMPPPLPPTPDQVIIRKDYDPKASKPQPPAKTLDEFLISPITGERIQASKMQEHMRIGLLDPRWLEQRDRGIRERQIEDEVYAPGMDIESSLKQLAERRTDIFGVEETAIGKKIGEEEIQKPEEKVTWDGHSGSMARTQQAAQANITLQEQIEAIHKAKGLVQEDESKEKIGPSKPELYHHHQSPLISSAPLLPKPSPPMNTMARAPPSMLPPVRTTLLSAVPVIPRPPMAPVQMRLAPGQVLTPMPPMMHAPRINVVPMPQPPHMMAPRPPPMVVPTSFVPAPPVPQPPRPDPQPPSHPPPRHDDEPVTKKMKTEDNLIPEEDFLRIYKGSVSVKVQVPNMQDKTEWKLSGQALNFTVPLTDQVSVIKVKIHEATGMPAGKQKLQYEGIFIKDSNSLAYYNMNNGSVIHLALKERGGRKK; from the exons GCAGATGAGTCAACAGAGGAAACCCCAGCAACGAAACCCATAGTTGGGATCATCTATCCACCTCCTGAGGTCCGAAACATCGTCGACAAGACTGCCAGTTTTGTAGCCAG GAATGGACCAGAGTTCGAGGCAAGGATCCGTCAGAATGAGATCAACAACCCAAAGTTCAACTTCCTGAACCCCAACGACCCATACCATGCTTACTACCGCCACAAAGTCAATGAATTCAAGGAGGGCAAGGGCCAGGAGCCGTCTGCGGCCGTACCAAAGGTCATGCAGCAGCAGGCCCTGCAGAACTCACAGCAGCTTCCTCAAAAG GTGCAGGCCCAGGTGATTCATGAGACAGTGGTGCCAAAGGAGCCTCCACCTGAGTTTGAGTTCATTGCTGACCCTCCTTCAATCTCAGCATTCGACCTGGATGTTGTCAAGCTGACCGCCCAGTTTGTTGCTCGCAACGGGCGCCAGTTCCTCACACAGCTTATGCAGAAAGAACAGCGAAACTACCAGTTTGACTTCCTGCGACCTCAACACAGCCTCTTCAACTACTTCACCAAGCTGGTGGAGCAGTACACTAAG ATTCTGATCCCTCCCAAGGGACTTCTGATAAAGCTGAAAAGAGAGTCTGAGAACCCCAGGGAGGTGCTGGACCAG GTGAGGTACCGTGTTGAATGGGCAAAGTTCCAGGAGCGTGaaaggaagaaggaggaggaggagcgggaGAAAGAACGTGTGTCCTACGCCCAGATTGACTGGCATGACTTTGTAGTGGTGGAGACTGTGGACTTTCAGCCTAATGAACAAG GTCACTTCCCCCCACCCACCACACCTGAGGAGCTGGGAGCTCGCATCCTGACCCAGGAGCGTTATGACAAGtttggagagagtgaggaggtggagatggaggttgaaagtgaggatgaggaggacgaTGAGCGGGAGGAGCGGGATGATGGGCGTCCCACACAGCCTGATCAGGACACACAGCTACAAGACATGGATGAG GGTTCTGATGACGAGGAAGATGGCAAGGCACCATTGCCCCCAGACAACCCCATGCCACCCCCACTGCCCCCTACTCCAGACCAGGTCATTATCCGCAAGGACTATGACCCCAAAG cctccaagccacaGCCTCCAGCCAAGACTCTGGATGAGTTCCTCATCTCTCCCATCACGGGTGAGAGGATCCAAGCCAGTAAGATGCAGGAGCACATGCGCATTGGGCTACTGGATCCCCGCTGGCTGGAGCAGAGGGACCGGGGCATCAGAGAGAGGCAAATCGAGGACGAGGTTTACGCCCCTGGCATGGACATTGAGAGCAGCCTGAAACAGTTGGCTGAGAGGCGTACTGATATCTTTGGCGTGGAGGAGACAGCCATCGGTAAGAAGATTGGAGAAGAGGAGATCCAGAAGCCTGAGGAGAAG GTGACCTGGGATGGGCACTCTGGCAGCATGGCGCGTACTCAGCAAGCAGCACAGGCCAACATCACCCTACAGGAGCAAATTGAGGCCATTCACAAGGCCAAGGGACTGGTGCAGGAGGATGAAAGCAAAGAGAAGATTGGACCGAGCAAGCCTGAGCTTTACCATCATCATCAATCacccctcatctcctctgccCCCCTtctgcccaaacccagccctccaaTGAACACGATGGCTCGCGCCCCTCCTTCT ATGCTGCCCCCTGTACGCACCACTCTCCTGTCAGCTGTGCCTGTGATTCCACGGCCCCCCATGGCCCCTGTGCAGATGCGCCTGGCCCCAGGGCAGGTTCTAACACCCATGCCTCCCATGATGCATGCTCCCCGCATCAACGTGGTACCCATGCCCCAACCACCTCACATGATGGCCCCCAGACCACCCCCCATGGTGGTACCAACTT CATTTGTCCCTGCCCCTCCTGTCCCGCAGCCCCCCCGCCCTGACCCTCAGCCACCTTCCCACCCACCCCCACGCCATGATGATGAGCCTGTCACCAAGAAGATGAAGACAGAGGACAACCTTATACCAGAGGAGGATTTCCTCCGCATATACAAG gGTTCAGTGTCGGTCAAAGTACAAGTTCCCAACATGCAGGACAAGACGGAATGGAAGCTAAGTGGACAAGCGCTCAACTTCACTGTCCCACTCacagatcag GTATCTGTTATTAAAGTCAAAATCCATGAAGCCACTGGCATGCCAGCTGGAAAACAAAAGCTACAGTATGAG GGAATTTTCATCAAAGATTCCAACTCGCTGGCCTACTACAACATGAACAACGGTTCAGTCATACACCTGGCACtgaaggagagaggtggaagaaAGAAGTGA
- the LOC109878687 gene encoding splicing factor 3A subunit 1-like isoform X2, translating into MPPGPVQIVQLEPNNRADESTEETPATKPIVGIIYPPPEVRNIVDKTASFVARNGPEFEARIRQNEINNPKFNFLNPNDPYHAYYRHKVNEFKEGKGQEPSAAVPKVMQQQALQNSQQLPQKAQVIHETVVPKEPPPEFEFIADPPSISAFDLDVVKLTAQFVARNGRQFLTQLMQKEQRNYQFDFLRPQHSLFNYFTKLVEQYTKILIPPKGLLIKLKRESENPREVLDQVRYRVEWAKFQERERKKEEEEREKERVSYAQIDWHDFVVVETVDFQPNEQGHFPPPTTPEELGARILTQERYDKFGESEEVEMEVESEDEEDDEREERDDGRPTQPDQDTQLQDMDEGSDDEEDGKAPLPPDNPMPPPLPPTPDQVIIRKDYDPKASKPQPPAKTLDEFLISPITGERIQASKMQEHMRIGLLDPRWLEQRDRGIRERQIEDEVYAPGMDIESSLKQLAERRTDIFGVEETAIGKKIGEEEIQKPEEKVTWDGHSGSMARTQQAAQANITLQEQIEAIHKAKGLVQEDESKEKIGPSKPELYHHHQSPLISSAPLLPKPSPPMNTMARAPPSMLPPVRTTLLSAVPVIPRPPMAPVQMRLAPGQVLTPMPPMMHAPRINVVPMPQPPHMMAPRPPPMVVPTSFVPAPPVPQPPRPDPQPPSHPPPRHDDEPVTKKMKTEDNLIPEEDFLRIYKGSVSVKVQVPNMQDKTEWKLSGQALNFTVPLTDQVSVIKVKIHEATGMPAGKQKLQYEGIFIKDSNSLAYYNMNNGSVIHLALKERGGRKK; encoded by the exons GCAGATGAGTCAACAGAGGAAACCCCAGCAACGAAACCCATAGTTGGGATCATCTATCCACCTCCTGAGGTCCGAAACATCGTCGACAAGACTGCCAGTTTTGTAGCCAG GAATGGACCAGAGTTCGAGGCAAGGATCCGTCAGAATGAGATCAACAACCCAAAGTTCAACTTCCTGAACCCCAACGACCCATACCATGCTTACTACCGCCACAAAGTCAATGAATTCAAGGAGGGCAAGGGCCAGGAGCCGTCTGCGGCCGTACCAAAGGTCATGCAGCAGCAGGCCCTGCAGAACTCACAGCAGCTTCCTCAAAAG GCCCAGGTGATTCATGAGACAGTGGTGCCAAAGGAGCCTCCACCTGAGTTTGAGTTCATTGCTGACCCTCCTTCAATCTCAGCATTCGACCTGGATGTTGTCAAGCTGACCGCCCAGTTTGTTGCTCGCAACGGGCGCCAGTTCCTCACACAGCTTATGCAGAAAGAACAGCGAAACTACCAGTTTGACTTCCTGCGACCTCAACACAGCCTCTTCAACTACTTCACCAAGCTGGTGGAGCAGTACACTAAG ATTCTGATCCCTCCCAAGGGACTTCTGATAAAGCTGAAAAGAGAGTCTGAGAACCCCAGGGAGGTGCTGGACCAG GTGAGGTACCGTGTTGAATGGGCAAAGTTCCAGGAGCGTGaaaggaagaaggaggaggaggagcgggaGAAAGAACGTGTGTCCTACGCCCAGATTGACTGGCATGACTTTGTAGTGGTGGAGACTGTGGACTTTCAGCCTAATGAACAAG GTCACTTCCCCCCACCCACCACACCTGAGGAGCTGGGAGCTCGCATCCTGACCCAGGAGCGTTATGACAAGtttggagagagtgaggaggtggagatggaggttgaaagtgaggatgaggaggacgaTGAGCGGGAGGAGCGGGATGATGGGCGTCCCACACAGCCTGATCAGGACACACAGCTACAAGACATGGATGAG GGTTCTGATGACGAGGAAGATGGCAAGGCACCATTGCCCCCAGACAACCCCATGCCACCCCCACTGCCCCCTACTCCAGACCAGGTCATTATCCGCAAGGACTATGACCCCAAAG cctccaagccacaGCCTCCAGCCAAGACTCTGGATGAGTTCCTCATCTCTCCCATCACGGGTGAGAGGATCCAAGCCAGTAAGATGCAGGAGCACATGCGCATTGGGCTACTGGATCCCCGCTGGCTGGAGCAGAGGGACCGGGGCATCAGAGAGAGGCAAATCGAGGACGAGGTTTACGCCCCTGGCATGGACATTGAGAGCAGCCTGAAACAGTTGGCTGAGAGGCGTACTGATATCTTTGGCGTGGAGGAGACAGCCATCGGTAAGAAGATTGGAGAAGAGGAGATCCAGAAGCCTGAGGAGAAG GTGACCTGGGATGGGCACTCTGGCAGCATGGCGCGTACTCAGCAAGCAGCACAGGCCAACATCACCCTACAGGAGCAAATTGAGGCCATTCACAAGGCCAAGGGACTGGTGCAGGAGGATGAAAGCAAAGAGAAGATTGGACCGAGCAAGCCTGAGCTTTACCATCATCATCAATCacccctcatctcctctgccCCCCTtctgcccaaacccagccctccaaTGAACACGATGGCTCGCGCCCCTCCTTCT ATGCTGCCCCCTGTACGCACCACTCTCCTGTCAGCTGTGCCTGTGATTCCACGGCCCCCCATGGCCCCTGTGCAGATGCGCCTGGCCCCAGGGCAGGTTCTAACACCCATGCCTCCCATGATGCATGCTCCCCGCATCAACGTGGTACCCATGCCCCAACCACCTCACATGATGGCCCCCAGACCACCCCCCATGGTGGTACCAACTT CATTTGTCCCTGCCCCTCCTGTCCCGCAGCCCCCCCGCCCTGACCCTCAGCCACCTTCCCACCCACCCCCACGCCATGATGATGAGCCTGTCACCAAGAAGATGAAGACAGAGGACAACCTTATACCAGAGGAGGATTTCCTCCGCATATACAAG gGTTCAGTGTCGGTCAAAGTACAAGTTCCCAACATGCAGGACAAGACGGAATGGAAGCTAAGTGGACAAGCGCTCAACTTCACTGTCCCACTCacagatcag GTATCTGTTATTAAAGTCAAAATCCATGAAGCCACTGGCATGCCAGCTGGAAAACAAAAGCTACAGTATGAG GGAATTTTCATCAAAGATTCCAACTCGCTGGCCTACTACAACATGAACAACGGTTCAGTCATACACCTGGCACtgaaggagagaggtggaagaaAGAAGTGA